One segment of Streptomyces sp. NBC_01463 DNA contains the following:
- a CDS encoding DUF6194 family protein, translating into MTIDQIIAFMQDLDGVRVLRPQPGDGSPGISWGDTFFSYSPDAAAPATAQPFATIVTKNYPGDESSRLDRPDTFRVSIAAGREAFTERTGHAPDAPALDDAPDTTDAVRAHPVYGSAGWLAVVNPGPRTEEVTYELLRGAYDLARARHERRTG; encoded by the coding sequence ATGACCATCGACCAGATCATCGCCTTCATGCAGGACCTCGACGGAGTCCGGGTCCTCAGGCCGCAACCCGGCGACGGCTCGCCCGGGATCAGCTGGGGGGACACCTTCTTCTCCTACTCCCCCGACGCTGCCGCGCCGGCCACGGCTCAGCCGTTCGCGACGATCGTGACGAAGAACTACCCGGGCGACGAGAGCTCCCGCCTGGACCGCCCGGACACCTTCCGCGTCAGCATCGCCGCCGGCCGGGAAGCCTTCACCGAACGGACCGGCCACGCGCCGGACGCACCGGCCCTCGACGACGCCCCCGACACCACCGATGCTGTGAGGGCGCACCCCGTCTACGGCTCCGCCGGCTGGCTCGCGGTGGTGAATCCGGGGCCGCGGACGGAAGAGGTCACCTACGAGCTGCTCCGCGGCGCGTACGACCTCGCGCGGGCGCGTCATGAGCGACGTACCGGGTGA
- a CDS encoding histidine phosphatase family protein — protein sequence MTVEIIYETHSTSTDNEAGIATGPLPGELSDLGRRQARELGERRPGDGFAAVFTSDLRRAVQTARTAYPGGPPPIHQDVRLRECDYGDLNGSPRRHVAARRLQHIDVPFPGGRSYRQVVAATDAFLHDLATGWDGSRILVIAHSANHWALEHLLTGTPLEELLQAPPAWRPGRRYELPGDWPAPAAG from the coding sequence ATGACGGTAGAGATCATCTACGAGACCCACTCCACCAGCACGGACAACGAGGCCGGCATCGCCACCGGCCCGCTCCCGGGGGAACTCTCGGACCTGGGCCGCCGCCAGGCCCGTGAACTGGGCGAGCGCCGGCCGGGCGACGGCTTCGCGGCCGTGTTCACCTCCGACCTGCGCCGGGCCGTCCAGACGGCCCGCACCGCGTACCCCGGCGGCCCGCCCCCGATCCACCAGGACGTCCGGCTGCGTGAGTGCGACTACGGCGACCTCAACGGGAGCCCTCGCCGCCACGTCGCCGCGCGCCGGCTCCAGCACATCGACGTCCCGTTTCCCGGCGGCCGGAGCTACCGCCAAGTCGTCGCGGCCACCGACGCCTTCCTCCACGACCTGGCCACCGGCTGGGACGGCAGCCGCATCCTGGTGATCGCCCACTCGGCCAACCACTGGGCACTGGAACACCTGCTGACGGGCACTCCGTTGGAGGAACTGCTCCAGGCACCGCCCGCATGGCGTCCGGGCCGGCGGTACGAACTGCCCGGCGACTGGCCGGCTCCCGCCGCCGGGTGA
- a CDS encoding GNAT family N-acetyltransferase, with protein sequence MKPQHWPLYGLRIRTPRLELRLPDLELLDELASVAADGVHAPDVMPFTVPWTDCPPVERGRAVFRHVLSTIADWSVQDWSLSLAVLCEGRVVGRQDVAAKSFAVTGEVSTGSWLGLAHQGRGIGTEMRAAALHLAFAGLGAGAAVSAAMTDNPRSLGVSRRLGYVPDGLEVAALGDARVTLQRLRLERDRWEDRRSADVTVEGLDDCRAMFGA encoded by the coding sequence ATGAAGCCGCAGCACTGGCCCCTGTACGGGCTCCGCATCCGCACCCCCCGCCTGGAACTTCGCCTTCCGGATCTGGAGTTGCTGGACGAGCTCGCCTCGGTCGCCGCCGACGGGGTGCACGCCCCGGACGTCATGCCGTTCACCGTCCCCTGGACCGACTGCCCGCCCGTCGAGCGGGGGCGAGCGGTGTTCCGGCACGTGCTGAGCACCATCGCCGACTGGTCCGTGCAGGACTGGTCGTTGAGCCTCGCGGTGCTGTGCGAGGGCCGGGTGGTCGGACGGCAGGACGTGGCGGCGAAGAGCTTCGCGGTGACCGGGGAGGTGAGTACCGGCTCCTGGCTGGGGCTCGCGCACCAGGGGCGCGGCATCGGCACCGAGATGCGGGCCGCCGCCCTCCATCTCGCCTTCGCGGGTCTCGGCGCCGGCGCGGCGGTCTCGGCCGCGATGACGGACAACCCGCGCTCGCTGGGCGTCTCGCGCAGGCTCGGCTACGTCCCGGACGGGCTGGAGGTCGCCGCCCTGGGGGACGCGCGCGTCACGCTGCAGCGGCTGCGGCTGGAGCGCGACCGGTGGGAGGACCGCCGGTCGGCCGACGTCACGGTGGAGGGGCTCGACGACTGCCGGGCGATGTTCGGCGCGTGA